TTTTGAAAATGTGTTCTATAAGCTCCAATGATTTGCCATTTCAGGCTCATTCATAAGGTGATCACATGCTGCGCTACGGTCAGAGGCATTCAGCACAAGGCTCCTGTCCTCCAGAAAACGTGTAAGATATCAAGTACGCTACATCATCAATATCTTATGATGGAACTTACAGATGCAGAATCTGAACGATTATCAGAAAGCTGGTCTCTGAAACTTGCCTTTGTCAAGAGAGTGAAATTAAGAGAACAACCATCACATATTCGTGTTAGCCTATTCTGCAGTGACTTTTACTGCTCCAGCTGTTTCCGTCTGAATTTCAGTACCGGCGGGCAGCTCAGCAGTACCACCTTTGATTAGCAGGCCAAGTACACAACAAAGTATTGTGACTATAACTGCAGTACCTACCTTGCTTTGGCCTTCGGCTAATTTCGTACCATAAAGCGGTACCGTGCTACCATCGATAGCCTCGACCCTCTTGATGGAAATACCTATCTTTGCTGGTTTGCCGACTGCGCCGCTGGTTGTGGACTCCGTAACTTCCGCAGCAGCAATAGTTCCAGCCTTGATAACAACAATACCATCAACAATAACATCATATGTTACTGCCAAGTTTACACGATCTCCAACGTGTAGCACTTTCGGTGATATCGCCTGTGATGTCGTGAACGAAACTACTGTACCGGCAGGAACAGTAACTTCTTGCTGTGCTAATGTCATATCTGCGCCAATTATGATCCACAGAAATGAGAGCACCACAACAAGTGCGGTCACACGAAATACCCCGGGTTTTGCTCGACAGACAGAAAACATGAAACCTCCCTGAAACGACGTTAACGGAACTCAGTCATACAGTGTGCTGATCTGGCTAAAACACAAAGCCTATAGCAAAGCGTGACAGTATGTCCCTTTCTAATTTGACATTTCGCCTGCTGGCCGAGATTACAGACCCGTATATGTTCCCTGAATACCATCCGAATGAAAATATCCCCATCAATGCGCCCAGGCCATAATCTCTATTATCAAATGCTTGATAAGTTCCCCAAAAGAACAAACCATTTACAATGAATGAAGAGAGGGCAGTCTTGGGATAACCGTCATACAGGTATCCGAGACCAGGTATTGCTGCAAGCATGCCAGCGAACGTGGGGCTCTTGTAAGGCAGGTTCTTGCCCTGCTGACACAGGAAGATACAGTCTTCCACGTTTTTGAAATAGATTGAACGAGAATCGATTCCTGAAAACTGCACAATTGCATTGTCCCAGTCCAACTGGTAAGCAAACGATAATCCGGTCAGCATTTGAGCCTTGTCACTGAGACCTCTCTCCTTTGACAGTATGTTGCCGAAAGACCTTCGGGCCATGTTGTTATTGCCCATCTTGAGATATCCAAGCCCCATGCTGAATTCAATCTGATTCTTGTAAGATGTGCAAAGTTCGTTTTCAAGTGTATATCGTCCCCATTGAATCGCCCAGACATAGTCACCCTGCAAATTGTGACAATCAAACACATTTAGATGAGCATCTTCACTCAATGGGCTATTGGGATAGTACGAGATTAAACGTCGGTACTCTGTGATCGCGTCATCGAAGTATCCGTAAGATTGAAGGGAGAACGCGAAATTGTACAACGCACTGTCAACTGGTGCCGTCTGAATGCGATCGTCCTTCCCATACGTCGCGACCTGATTATCTTGGGTCTCGGGATGATCCAAGGAATCAGAGAAGCAATTCTTGAAGTCAAATTTCAGTGGATCATAGAAGCGCAAGAAATCATTGACCTCAACAACTTCGTAGTTATCGAGATCGTGCCCACAACGGTGCAGTCTGTCTGAGGTCATGATGAATGCCTTAATCGGATTATGATTCCTGAA
This Candidatus Zixiibacteriota bacterium DNA region includes the following protein-coding sequences:
- the yidD gene encoding membrane protein insertion efficiency factor YidD, with the translated sequence MNDIYWRCSIDTSALSFHDLFTNSAIRIYQKYVSPYKGGSCLMHPHCSAYGRLAFRNHNPIKAFIMTSDRLHRCGHDLDNYEVVEVNDFLRFYDPLKFDFKNCFSDSLDHPETQDNQVATYGKDDRIQTAPVDSALYNFAFSLQSYGYFDDAITEYRRLISYYPNSPLSEDAHLNVFDCHNLQGDYVWAIQWGRYTLENELCTSYKNQIEFSMGLGYLKMGNNNMARRSFGNILSKERGLSDKAQMLTGLSFAYQLDWDNAIVQFSGIDSRSIYFKNVEDCIFLCQQGKNLPYKSPTFAGMLAAIPGLGYLYDGYPKTALSSFIVNGLFFWGTYQAFDNRDYGLGALMGIFSFGWYSGNIYGSVISASRRNVKLERDILSRFAIGFVF